In Flavobacterium sp. CS20, a single window of DNA contains:
- a CDS encoding RagB/SusD family nutrient uptake outer membrane protein, with protein sequence MKIIKKLNLIYLFAGLLFIVSSCEDDLNTVPLDDDASTAEDFFNQDNAYKKLLAGVYGNLNLTSADGAFGSNIGGLDPGTSQYGRALMNLQTFTTDEAIWSFENDPGIAELQRTTWTPANVIIRGAFGRIMGSVAFANEFLRQSTDAKLDERGVSGAEREEIPTFKAEARLLRALSYYHMLDLFGKAPFVTEETPVGVFRSNEITGVELFNYIESELLEVIPDLKDARTNEYARADKAVAWMILSKLYLNAEVYIGENRYADALEYSQKIIDAGYSLTPDYRDVFRADNDVNGAQNEIIFPVPADGSFSQSFGPTTVMTNGAVGSIEQNGANLGVIEGGWGGAIRLTPQFVSLFESSTFNNDARNTIISEDRPINISDVSNRDQGYILEKYTDIRSDGTQDNDLTFSSVDFPMFRLADVYLMYAEAHLRGGGGTRAQAVEYINLIRTRANNGSTSSNISDADLTLDFIIDERARELYWESHRRQDLRRFGLFTGASYVWTLKGNSLSGIPIADFRGLFPIPSESMSANPNLTQNPGY encoded by the coding sequence ATGAAAATAATAAAAAAATTAAACCTAATCTATCTATTTGCGGGACTGCTGTTTATAGTTTCTTCTTGCGAAGACGATTTGAATACCGTTCCATTAGATGATGATGCCTCAACGGCTGAAGACTTTTTCAACCAAGATAATGCCTATAAAAAATTGCTTGCTGGCGTTTATGGCAATTTAAACCTCACCAGTGCTGATGGTGCTTTTGGTTCAAATATTGGCGGTTTAGACCCTGGTACAAGTCAATACGGAAGAGCTTTGATGAACCTTCAAACCTTTACTACTGACGAAGCCATTTGGTCTTTCGAAAATGACCCTGGTATTGCGGAACTTCAACGCACAACTTGGACACCCGCTAATGTGATTATTCGTGGAGCCTTTGGTCGAATTATGGGTAGTGTAGCATTTGCCAATGAATTTTTGAGACAATCTACAGATGCAAAGTTAGATGAACGTGGAGTTTCTGGTGCTGAAAGAGAAGAAATTCCAACTTTTAAAGCTGAAGCCCGTTTGCTGAGGGCTCTATCTTATTACCATATGTTAGACTTGTTTGGAAAAGCTCCGTTTGTTACCGAAGAAACGCCTGTAGGTGTTTTTAGAAGTAACGAAATTACCGGTGTTGAACTATTCAACTATATAGAATCTGAACTTTTAGAAGTTATACCAGATTTGAAAGATGCAAGAACCAATGAATATGCCAGAGCCGATAAAGCTGTGGCTTGGATGATACTATCTAAACTTTATCTCAATGCTGAAGTGTATATTGGAGAAAACCGTTATGCCGATGCTTTAGAATATTCTCAAAAAATCATTGATGCAGGCTATAGCTTAACACCAGATTATCGAGACGTATTTAGAGCTGATAATGATGTTAATGGTGCTCAAAATGAAATTATTTTTCCAGTTCCAGCAGATGGAAGTTTTTCTCAGTCTTTTGGACCAACAACAGTAATGACCAACGGTGCTGTAGGTAGTATTGAACAAAATGGTGCTAATCTTGGTGTCATTGAAGGTGGTTGGGGTGGAGCCATTCGTTTAACCCCTCAGTTTGTTAGTCTATTTGAAAGTTCAACATTCAATAATGATGCTAGAAATACTATAATTTCAGAAGATAGACCTATCAATATTTCTGATGTTTCTAATCGTGATCAAGGTTATATCTTAGAAAAATATACAGATATAAGATCAGATGGAACACAAGATAACGACCTGACATTTTCCTCTGTTGATTTTCCTATGTTTAGATTAGCTGATGTCTATTTGATGTATGCCGAAGCACATTTAAGAGGTGGCGGAGGAACAAGAGCTCAGGCTGTAGAATACATCAATTTAATAAGAACACGTGCAAATAATGGTAGCACGTCCTCAAATATTTCTGATGCAGATTTAACTTTAGATTTTATTATTGATGAAAGAGCTAGAGAACTTTATTGGGAATCTCACAGAAGACAAGATTTAAGACGTTTCGGTTTATTTACAGGAGCATCTTATGTCTGGACACTCAAAGGCAATTCACTAAGCGGAATCCCAATAGCTGATTTTAGAGGTTTATTTCCCATACCAAGTGAAAGTATGTCTGCTAATCCAAATTTAACACAAAACCCAGGTTACTAA
- a CDS encoding SusC/RagA family TonB-linked outer membrane protein, protein MNTFKYLCLFLFLPLGILAQNTLSGTVVDDQNMPVPGVNILIENTQRGTTTDFDGNYTIEINNGEVLVFSYLGFKTQKISYTGQSEINVELEPDLSQLEEIVLIGYGTSTKKDLTGSVTAISQKDFTKGNIITPENLISGRLAGVTVKTSGAPGSGSEIRIRGGGSLNANNQPLIVVDGLPLSNDNVGGGRSILSSINPNDIESFSILKDAAATAIYGNRASAGVIIIKTKKGSKDFQVDFNYTAGVYSLNDQIDVFSAEDFRQIIAQERPDDVGKLGNANTNWQDEIYRVANSFDHNLSVRGQLFDKIPVRLSLGHLDQQGIRLTSEFKRSSVSTSINPTFFDDHLRVNINANYTRESNRFANGVEGDAIRFDPTQPVRDPNSPFGGFFEYYDPNNNNEPILGSRNPVASLLQRRDESDVDRFYGNLNLDYRLHFLPQVRAVFNLGLDDSSGSGSNELSRESINGARYGDGTFNGSYSEFTSDIKNTLFDAYLNYDDDITEDISLRGTVGYSYQEFTNKSFSTGETREEAQIDDSDVNTLPDIVLIGYIGRAFVSFKDKYIASYSIRRDGSSRFAKGNKWGTFQSVAFSWNISDEKFLEDSKVVSNLKLRASYGETGQQEIGPRIIGIESFATSQPTAQVIFGGAPLTAGFPIARNEGLTWETAKTYNIGIDYGFFNDRITGTLDVYTRDTEDLFVTAPVPEGSNFTNTIEQNSGTLNTEGIEFGINAQIFDAQGDSDKFDWNVNYNVTFLNQELDELANDSDIPVGDIGGGTGGFIQSHSVGHAPNSFWVYNQIYDDNGKPIEGAYADLNGDNIINDDDRYLFRDPDPDVTMGFQSTMNYKNFDLSFNMRASIGNYVYNNVNSARAQFRFLQNDAVLGNIPTQVLETGFQNTSDVIRSDIYIENASFLRMDNFQIGYTFQDVVQKNTTLRFWAGMNNVFVITDYSGLDPEVFGGIDNTIFPRPQTFLLGANFKF, encoded by the coding sequence ATGAACACATTCAAATATTTATGTCTGTTCTTGTTTTTGCCACTAGGTATTTTAGCCCAAAACACCCTTAGTGGAACTGTGGTAGATGATCAAAATATGCCCGTTCCTGGGGTCAACATTTTGATAGAAAACACTCAACGTGGGACAACGACAGATTTTGACGGTAATTACACCATCGAAATTAACAATGGTGAAGTATTAGTATTTTCTTATTTAGGATTTAAAACCCAAAAAATAAGTTATACTGGGCAATCTGAAATTAATGTTGAACTCGAACCTGACCTATCTCAATTAGAAGAAATCGTTTTAATTGGTTATGGTACCAGTACCAAAAAAGATTTAACAGGATCGGTAACAGCAATTTCTCAAAAGGATTTTACAAAAGGTAATATTATTACGCCAGAAAACTTAATCAGCGGTCGTCTTGCTGGTGTTACCGTAAAAACAAGTGGTGCACCAGGTTCGGGATCTGAAATCAGAATTCGTGGTGGTGGTTCTCTTAATGCCAACAATCAGCCCTTGATTGTGGTTGACGGCTTACCTTTGAGCAATGACAACGTTGGTGGTGGTCGATCTATTTTATCATCTATTAATCCAAATGACATTGAATCTTTTTCAATCTTGAAAGACGCCGCTGCAACAGCTATTTATGGTAATCGTGCATCTGCGGGTGTTATTATCATTAAAACTAAAAAAGGCTCTAAAGATTTTCAAGTTGATTTTAATTATACTGCAGGTGTTTATAGCCTAAACGATCAAATTGATGTTTTTTCTGCTGAAGACTTTAGACAAATCATCGCTCAAGAAAGACCCGATGATGTCGGTAAACTTGGCAATGCCAACACCAATTGGCAAGATGAGATTTATCGTGTAGCCAACTCTTTTGACCACAACTTATCAGTCAGAGGTCAATTGTTTGATAAAATACCTGTACGTTTATCTCTCGGTCATTTAGATCAACAAGGGATAAGATTAACCAGTGAGTTTAAACGTTCTTCAGTTTCAACCTCTATTAACCCAACTTTTTTTGATGATCATTTAAGAGTTAACATTAATGCTAACTATACACGTGAAAGCAATAGATTTGCTAATGGTGTAGAAGGTGATGCCATCAGATTTGACCCGACACAACCTGTGAGAGATCCTAACTCCCCTTTTGGTGGTTTTTTTGAATATTACGATCCAAATAACAATAACGAACCTATCTTGGGATCAAGAAACCCAGTGGCAAGTTTATTACAACGCCGAGACGAATCTGATGTAGATCGTTTTTATGGTAACTTAAATTTAGATTATAGGCTTCACTTTTTACCACAAGTAAGAGCGGTTTTCAATTTAGGTTTAGACGACTCCAGCGGTAGTGGTTCTAATGAGTTGTCAAGAGAAAGCATAAACGGAGCTCGATATGGAGATGGTACATTTAATGGAAGTTATTCAGAATTTACCAGTGATATTAAAAACACTTTATTTGATGCGTATTTAAATTATGATGATGATATTACTGAAGATATCAGTTTAAGAGGTACGGTTGGATATTCATACCAAGAGTTTACTAATAAGAGCTTTTCTACAGGCGAAACCCGTGAAGAAGCACAAATTGACGACTCTGACGTTAACACATTACCAGATATTGTATTGATAGGTTACATAGGTCGTGCTTTTGTGAGCTTTAAAGATAAATATATCGCTTCTTACTCCATAAGACGCGACGGATCTTCAAGATTTGCTAAAGGCAACAAATGGGGAACATTCCAGTCGGTTGCTTTTTCTTGGAATATATCAGATGAAAAATTCTTAGAAGATTCAAAGGTAGTTTCCAATTTAAAACTTAGAGCCAGTTATGGTGAAACTGGTCAACAAGAGATTGGACCTCGTATTATTGGTATAGAAAGTTTTGCAACTTCACAACCCACTGCACAAGTCATTTTTGGTGGAGCTCCATTAACAGCAGGATTCCCTATTGCGAGAAATGAAGGTTTGACCTGGGAAACAGCCAAAACATACAATATTGGTATAGACTATGGTTTCTTTAACGATAGAATTACCGGGACTTTAGACGTTTATACAAGAGACACTGAAGATTTATTTGTAACCGCTCCAGTTCCAGAAGGCTCTAACTTTACAAACACCATAGAACAAAATTCAGGAACTTTAAATACCGAAGGTATTGAATTTGGAATCAATGCTCAAATTTTTGATGCTCAAGGAGATTCGGACAAATTTGATTGGAATGTCAATTATAATGTTACTTTTCTCAATCAAGAATTAGACGAATTGGCCAATGATTCTGATATTCCTGTTGGAGATATTGGTGGCGGTACTGGTGGTTTTATTCAGTCGCACAGTGTTGGTCATGCCCCAAATTCGTTTTGGGTATATAACCAAATTTATGACGACAATGGCAAACCAATTGAAGGGGCTTATGCCGATTTGAATGGGGATAATATTATCAATGACGACGATAGATATTTGTTTAGAGATCCTGATCCAGATGTAACAATGGGTTTCCAATCTACAATGAATTATAAAAACTTTGACCTCTCATTCAATATGAGAGCCAGTATTGGTAACTATGTGTATAACAATGTCAATTCAGCTAGAGCACAATTTAGATTTTTACAAAATGATGCGGTCTTAGGAAACATCCCTACTCAAGTTTTAGAGACAGGTTTTCAAAACACATCTGATGTGATTCGCTCTGATATTTATATAGAAAACGCTTCTTTTTTAAGAATGGACAACTTTCAAATTGGATACACCTTTCAAGATGTTGTCCAGAAAAATACAACCTTAAGATTTTGGGCAGGTATGAATAACGTGTTTGTGATTACAGATTATTCTGGTTTAGACCCAGAAGTATTTGGTGGAATTGATAACACTATCTTTCCAAGACCACAAACCTTTTTACTCGGTGCTAATTTCAAATTTTAA
- a CDS encoding LacI family DNA-binding transcriptional regulator yields the protein MNQKPTLKLIAKELDVSVSTVSKALRDSKEIGKQTKERVKAFAKLYNYRPNNIALSLKNRKTQTLGIIIPEIVHHFFTTVISGIESYANEHGYNVIVGLSNESFKKEVINLDTLANGSIDGFILSVAKETLSKGDYHHLHETIDQGIPIVMFDRVIDDIDCDKVIVDDIKTSQRAVQKLIDNGCEKIGIISTKDYVSVGKLRTEGYLKALEVNQKNVNLSYILKIHDEFSSDDNLEALEQQIFDYLSKNKDLDAIFAVNELYAVTAMKVARKLGLSIPNDIQFIGFTDGVLSKHAFPPLTTVSQNGFEMGGTAAKLLINRLEKDREEIEHFETVIVNTNIIERETTQKLK from the coding sequence ATGAATCAAAAACCAACTTTAAAACTAATTGCCAAAGAACTTGATGTGTCTGTCTCTACAGTGTCTAAAGCTTTGAGAGATAGCAAAGAAATTGGCAAGCAAACCAAAGAAAGAGTCAAAGCTTTTGCTAAACTTTACAATTACAGACCAAATAATATCGCATTAAGTTTAAAAAACAGAAAAACTCAAACTCTTGGCATCATCATTCCTGAAATTGTTCATCATTTTTTCACAACAGTCATTTCGGGTATAGAATCTTATGCCAATGAACACGGCTATAATGTGATAGTAGGACTGTCTAATGAATCTTTTAAAAAAGAAGTTATCAACCTTGATACTTTAGCCAACGGCAGTATTGATGGTTTTATACTTTCAGTAGCTAAGGAAACGTTGTCTAAAGGCGATTATCACCACCTACACGAAACTATTGATCAAGGTATTCCTATTGTGATGTTTGACCGCGTTATAGATGATATAGATTGCGATAAGGTTATCGTTGATGATATAAAAACCTCACAACGTGCCGTTCAAAAACTGATTGACAACGGCTGTGAAAAAATCGGAATTATCAGTACAAAAGACTACGTAAGTGTGGGTAAATTAAGAACAGAAGGCTATTTAAAAGCCTTAGAAGTCAATCAAAAAAATGTCAATCTATCTTATATTTTAAAAATTCACGATGAGTTTAGTTCTGACGACAACCTTGAAGCTTTAGAACAACAGATTTTTGATTATCTATCAAAAAACAAAGACCTTGACGCTATTTTTGCAGTCAATGAACTTTATGCTGTTACTGCTATGAAAGTGGCTAGAAAGCTTGGTTTGAGCATTCCTAACGATATTCAATTCATTGGTTTTACAGATGGTGTTTTATCAAAACATGCTTTTCCGCCATTGACAACCGTGAGTCAAAATGGTTTTGAAATGGGAGGAACCGCCGCTAAGTTGTTGATAAATCGTCTGGAAAAAGACAGAGAAGAAATAGAACATTTTGAAACGGTAATTGTTAATACCAATATAATTGAAAGAGAAACCACTCAAAAATTGAAATAA
- a CDS encoding MFS transporter produces the protein MQKRRLSALEIINLSFGFLGIQMGFALQNANASRILQTFGADVHELSWFWLIAPIMGLIVQPLVGHYSDNTWNRFGRRKPYFLVGAILASIGLVLLPQADLFIAFLPALWVGAGMLMIMDASFNISMEPFRAFVADILNEDQRTVGFTTQTVLIGIGAVVGSWLPYVLTEYFGIANRAEEGTVPLNLILSFVIGAAVLMITILVTIITTKEYSPDELDKIEKAKVKKLGESIEVKPKKKAKLTDIFTDFVKMPATMKQLSWVQFFSWFALFGMWVFSTPAIAQHFYNLPYTDSSSEAFNNAGDWVGILFGIYNLVSIPVALSLGKISKHLGRKKTHMYALFIGGISFLSIYIMPDRYWLILPMIGIGIAWASILSMPYAILAGAINPKKMGVYMGIFNFFIVLPQILNGIIGGPMVKYFYNNQAIFALVLSGISMIIAAFLVIRVKDVDDVQST, from the coding sequence ATGCAAAAACGCAGGTTATCTGCCTTAGAAATAATCAATCTGAGTTTTGGTTTTCTGGGTATTCAAATGGGTTTTGCTTTGCAAAACGCCAACGCAAGCCGTATTCTACAAACTTTTGGAGCTGATGTACACGAACTGTCTTGGTTTTGGCTCATCGCACCTATCATGGGTTTAATTGTTCAGCCTTTGGTTGGTCATTACAGCGATAACACTTGGAATCGTTTCGGTCGGCGTAAACCTTATTTTCTTGTTGGAGCTATATTGGCATCAATAGGTTTAGTATTATTGCCACAAGCCGATTTGTTCATTGCTTTTTTGCCAGCCTTGTGGGTTGGTGCAGGAATGTTGATGATTATGGATGCGTCCTTTAATATTTCTATGGAGCCTTTTCGGGCTTTTGTAGCTGATATTTTAAACGAAGATCAACGCACCGTTGGGTTTACCACACAAACGGTTTTAATCGGTATTGGTGCTGTGGTTGGCTCTTGGTTGCCTTACGTTTTAACTGAATATTTTGGCATTGCCAATAGAGCAGAAGAAGGCACAGTACCACTAAATCTTATTTTGTCATTTGTCATTGGTGCAGCGGTTTTAATGATCACTATATTAGTTACCATAATTACAACCAAAGAATATTCGCCAGATGAACTCGATAAAATTGAAAAAGCCAAAGTCAAAAAACTCGGTGAATCTATAGAAGTCAAACCGAAAAAGAAAGCCAAACTCACCGATATATTTACTGATTTTGTCAAAATGCCAGCTACGATGAAGCAACTCAGTTGGGTGCAATTTTTTTCTTGGTTTGCTTTGTTTGGAATGTGGGTGTTTTCTACACCTGCTATTGCTCAACATTTTTACAACTTACCATATACCGATTCTTCAAGTGAAGCTTTCAATAATGCTGGCGATTGGGTAGGAATTTTATTTGGAATCTACAATCTGGTTTCAATTCCAGTAGCTTTATCACTTGGCAAAATTTCAAAACATCTCGGCAGAAAGAAAACCCATATGTATGCCTTGTTTATTGGGGGCATTAGTTTTCTGTCTATTTACATCATGCCAGATCGCTATTGGCTCATTCTGCCAATGATTGGTATTGGCATCGCTTGGGCGAGTATTTTGTCTATGCCTTATGCCATCTTAGCAGGTGCCATCAACCCTAAAAAAATGGGAGTTTATATGGGTATTTTTAACTTTTTTATTGTTCTACCACAAATTTTAAATGGCATCATCGGCGGTCCTATGGTTAAATATTTTTACAACAACCAGGCTATTTTCGCTTTAGTCTTGTCAGGAATCAGTATGATTATCGCGGCATTTCTGGTCATTCGCGTCAAAGATGTCGATGATGTTCAATCAACTTAA
- the pgmB gene encoding beta-phosphoglucomutase, with translation MQNQTAFIFDLDGVIVDTAKFHFLAWQKLANKIGIDFSEKENEQLKGVSRVKSLEKILSWGNKTLSDQEFQRLMEEKNQDYLNYVQQMSKDDILPGVKSFLDELKSKHHPIALGSASKNAKTILKCVDLNDTFDAIVDGNEVTKAKPNPEVFLKVAKLLNTEPQDCFVFEDSIAGIKAANVGGMISIGIGDKETLREADFCFKNFNEFDYQFFKNIKSKT, from the coding sequence ATGCAAAACCAAACTGCTTTTATATTCGACCTCGACGGTGTTATTGTCGATACAGCAAAATTTCACTTTCTGGCATGGCAAAAACTCGCCAATAAAATTGGTATTGATTTTTCTGAAAAGGAAAACGAACAGCTCAAAGGCGTCAGTCGTGTAAAATCTTTAGAAAAAATTCTTTCTTGGGGAAACAAAACCCTTTCTGATCAAGAATTTCAACGTTTGATGGAAGAAAAAAATCAAGATTACCTCAATTACGTCCAACAAATGAGTAAAGATGATATTTTGCCTGGGGTCAAATCTTTTTTAGATGAACTAAAGTCTAAACACCATCCTATTGCTTTGGGCTCAGCCAGCAAAAACGCCAAAACCATTCTTAAATGCGTTGACCTAAATGATACTTTTGATGCTATAGTTGACGGCAACGAAGTGACTAAAGCCAAACCCAATCCTGAAGTATTTCTGAAAGTCGCAAAACTCTTGAATACAGAACCACAAGATTGCTTTGTGTTTGAAGATTCAATTGCTGGGATTAAAGCTGCAAATGTTGGCGGAATGATTAGCATTGGCATAGGTGATAAAGAAACCTTAAGAGAAGCTGATTTTTGCTTTAAAAATTTCAATGAATTTGATTACCAATTTTTTAAAAACATAAAATCAAAAACTTGA
- a CDS encoding glycoside hydrolase family 65 protein, producing MNQDYITPNEWSIIEEGFEPQRVESSESLFSLGNGAMGQRANFEEDYSGQTFQGSYIAGIYYPDKTRVGWWKNGYPEYFAKVLNAPNWIGIHIHINGDVFDLNTCKSVDNFKRELNMKEGWHKRTFEAEMQNGIKIKVEALRFLSLSHDEVGAIQFQITPLNSSANITYSPYVDAGIKNQDSNWDDKFWEITEVKINDHKAFVNSHTLKTEFHVCTFMQSSVFIDGKALKNNPEPHQKAHKAFIAYEEDVQKGQTYTIHKFAGYVTSLNHDKNDLVEVASGVLDVVTEKGFDALLNEQKQAWEAIWHMSDIIIEGDTKAQQGIRFNIFQLNQTYLGRDARLNIGPKGFTGEKYGGSTYWDTEAYCLPFYMATKDQKVARNLLVYRYKHLQKAIENAEKLGFTNGAALYPMVTMNGEECHNEWEITFEEIHRNGAIAFAIFNYVRYTGDYSYVPEMGMEVLLAIARFWKQRATFSKQKDKYVILGVTGLNEYENNVSNNFYTNYIAKWCLNYAVENLNILKKDYTEDYNRIVEKTNFKEDEINAFQTLADEMYLPYSEEHKVYLQQDGFLDKELITVKDLDQKQRPINQHWSWDRILRSPYIKQADTLQGFYFFEDHFTNEELQRHFDFYEPYTVHESSLSPCVHSIQAALLNRMQQAYQFYLRTSRLDLDDYNKEVKEGCHITSMAGTWMSIVEGFGGMRVKNDMLNFAPKIPNEWDSYTFKVNFRDNIVAVKVSKNVTDFTLEGQDELEIVVNEEPVILKNGQTVNA from the coding sequence ATGAATCAAGATTATATCACACCAAATGAGTGGTCTATTATTGAAGAAGGCTTTGAACCACAACGCGTTGAATCTTCTGAAAGTTTATTTAGCTTAGGAAACGGTGCTATGGGGCAACGAGCTAATTTTGAAGAAGATTACTCTGGCCAAACCTTTCAAGGCAGTTATATTGCAGGTATTTATTATCCAGACAAAACCCGCGTAGGTTGGTGGAAAAATGGCTATCCTGAATATTTTGCTAAAGTGCTTAACGCTCCAAATTGGATTGGTATTCACATCCATATTAATGGTGATGTGTTTGATTTGAATACTTGCAAAAGTGTTGACAATTTTAAACGCGAACTCAATATGAAAGAAGGTTGGCACAAGCGAACTTTTGAAGCTGAAATGCAAAATGGCATCAAAATAAAAGTTGAAGCTTTACGGTTTTTAAGTTTAAGTCACGACGAAGTGGGAGCGATACAATTTCAAATTACACCTTTAAACTCTTCTGCAAATATCACTTATTCGCCTTATGTGGATGCGGGAATTAAAAACCAAGATTCTAATTGGGATGATAAGTTTTGGGAAATCACAGAGGTCAAAATTAATGACCATAAGGCTTTTGTAAATTCACATACTCTGAAAACTGAATTTCACGTTTGTACCTTTATGCAGTCTTCGGTTTTTATTGATGGAAAAGCTTTAAAAAACAATCCAGAACCTCACCAAAAAGCCCATAAAGCTTTTATAGCTTACGAAGAAGATGTACAAAAAGGACAAACTTATACCATTCATAAATTTGCTGGTTATGTCACGTCTTTAAATCACGACAAAAACGACTTAGTCGAAGTAGCTTCAGGCGTTTTGGATGTCGTTACAGAAAAAGGTTTTGATGCTTTGCTCAACGAACAAAAACAAGCTTGGGAAGCCATTTGGCATATGAGTGATATCATTATTGAAGGCGATACCAAAGCACAGCAAGGGATTCGTTTTAATATTTTTCAACTCAACCAAACTTATCTCGGTAGAGATGCTAGGCTGAATATTGGACCAAAAGGTTTTACAGGTGAGAAATATGGCGGTAGCACCTATTGGGATACCGAAGCTTATTGTTTACCATTTTATATGGCTACCAAAGATCAAAAAGTGGCTCGAAATCTTTTGGTCTATCGCTACAAACACCTTCAAAAAGCCATTGAAAATGCAGAGAAACTCGGATTTACAAATGGAGCTGCACTTTACCCAATGGTAACGATGAACGGCGAAGAATGCCACAACGAGTGGGAAATTACTTTTGAAGAAATCCACAGAAATGGGGCAATTGCCTTTGCTATTTTTAACTATGTTCGATACACAGGCGACTATTCTTACGTGCCTGAAATGGGTATGGAAGTTTTGTTGGCCATTGCCAGATTTTGGAAACAACGTGCCACGTTTTCTAAACAAAAAGATAAATACGTCATCCTTGGTGTAACAGGACTAAATGAGTATGAAAACAACGTTAGCAATAATTTTTATACCAATTATATCGCTAAGTGGTGTTTAAATTATGCGGTTGAAAACCTCAATATTCTTAAAAAAGATTATACTGAAGATTACAATAGAATTGTAGAGAAAACAAACTTTAAAGAAGATGAAATCAATGCGTTTCAAACACTTGCCGATGAAATGTATTTACCATATTCTGAAGAACATAAGGTGTATTTGCAACAAGATGGGTTTTTAGATAAAGAACTCATCACAGTCAAAGACTTAGACCAAAAACAAAGACCAATTAACCAACATTGGTCTTGGGATAGAATTTTGCGTTCACCTTACATTAAGCAAGCCGACACACTTCAAGGGTTTTATTTCTTTGAAGACCATTTTACGAATGAAGAGCTACAACGCCACTTTGATTTTTATGAACCTTATACAGTTCACGAGTCTTCACTTTCGCCTTGTGTGCATAGTATTCAAGCGGCATTGCTCAACCGTATGCAACAGGCTTATCAATTTTATCTCAGGACCTCACGTCTCGATTTAGACGACTATAACAAGGAAGTCAAAGAAGGCTGTCATATCACCAGTATGGCTGGTACTTGGATGAGTATAGTAGAGGGTTTTGGCGGTATGCGTGTTAAAAATGATATGCTCAATTTTGCTCCAAAAATTCCTAATGAATGGGATTCTTACACTTTTAAAGTCAATTTTAGGGACAATATCGTTGCTGTGAAAGTCTCAAAAAATGTTACCGATTTCACCCTTGAAGGTCAAGATGAATTAGAAATTGTAGTGAACGAAGAACCTGTTATTTTGAAAAATGGTCAAACTGTAAATGCTTGA